The following are encoded together in the Bradyrhizobium genosp. L genome:
- a CDS encoding 3-deoxy-manno-octulosonate cytidylyltransferase encodes MTASRTLVLIPARMAATRLPGKPLLDIAGLPMIVHVLRRAEAAGIGRVAVATDTAEIAAAVTAHGGEVVMTRAEHPSGSDRIHEAMTILDPNGSAEIVVNLQGDFPTITPDTIRAVMPALADPTVDISTLASRIHTEEEDRAPSVVKAVGSPIGPNRLRALYFTRASAPYGDGPRYHHIGLYAYRRAALERFVRLPPSPLEQQEKLEQLRALEAGMRIDVTIVDTVPRGVDTAADLDTARTILSKA; translated from the coding sequence ATGACCGCCTCCCGTACCTTGGTGCTGATTCCGGCCCGCATGGCCGCGACCCGCCTGCCTGGAAAGCCGCTCCTGGACATCGCCGGCCTGCCGATGATCGTCCATGTGCTGCGGCGGGCGGAGGCGGCCGGGATCGGGCGGGTTGCGGTGGCCACCGATACGGCGGAGATCGCGGCCGCGGTGACAGCCCATGGCGGCGAGGTGGTGATGACCCGCGCCGAGCACCCGTCCGGCTCGGACCGGATCCATGAGGCGATGACGATCCTGGACCCGAACGGCAGCGCCGAGATCGTGGTCAATCTGCAGGGCGATTTCCCGACCATCACGCCCGACACCATCCGCGCGGTGATGCCGGCGCTTGCCGATCCGACCGTCGACATCTCGACGCTGGCCTCGCGGATCCATACCGAGGAGGAGGACCGGGCGCCCAGCGTGGTCAAGGCGGTCGGCTCGCCGATCGGGCCGAACCGGCTGCGTGCGCTCTACTTCACCCGCGCCTCCGCGCCCTATGGCGACGGGCCGCGCTACCATCATATCGGCCTCTATGCCTACCGCCGCGCCGCGCTGGAGCGGTTCGTGCGGCTGCCGCCCTCGCCGCTCGAGCAGCAGGAGAAGCTCGAGCAGCTCCGCGCGCTGGAGGCGGGGATGCGGATCGACGTCACCATCGTCGACACGGTGCCGCGCGGCGTCGACACCGCCGCCGACCTGGACACCGCGCGTACAATCCTTTCCAAAGCCTGA
- a CDS encoding c-type cytochrome — translation MDSFELNKILGALLGTCIVVLVTSFAAGAAFAPKLPEKPGFEIAVKEEAPAGGPAAAAAPSEPIEKLLQTASVEKGAAAAKKCQACHTFEKGGPNRVGPNLFGIVNEARGEGRGFNFSAAMKAKGGTWSFDDLNKFIANPKGFIPGTAMGFAGVPKDSERADIIAYLNSNSDKPEPLPTASK, via the coding sequence ATGGACTCCTTCGAACTCAACAAAATCCTCGGTGCGTTGCTCGGCACCTGCATCGTCGTTCTGGTGACCAGCTTCGCCGCCGGCGCAGCGTTTGCGCCGAAGCTGCCGGAAAAGCCGGGTTTCGAGATCGCGGTCAAGGAAGAGGCGCCTGCCGGCGGCCCCGCCGCAGCTGCCGCGCCGTCCGAGCCGATCGAGAAGCTGCTGCAGACCGCCTCCGTCGAGAAGGGCGCCGCCGCGGCCAAGAAGTGCCAGGCCTGCCATACCTTCGAGAAGGGCGGCCCGAACCGCGTCGGTCCGAACCTGTTCGGCATCGTCAACGAGGCGCGCGGCGAGGGCCGTGGCTTCAACTTCTCGGCCGCGATGAAGGCCAAGGGCGGCACCTGGAGCTTCGACGACCTCAACAAGTTCATCGCCAACCCGAAGGGCTTCATCCCGGGCACTGCGATGGGCTTTGCCGGCGTTCCCAAGGACAGCGAGCGCGCCGACATCATCGCCTACCTGAACTCGAATTCGGATAAGCCCGAGCCGCTTCCGACGGCTTCGAAGTAG
- the metH gene encoding methionine synthase, translating to MTVPVSPKRSALLAAARERILVLDGAMGTMIQGLQYDEAAFRGARFADFHRDIKGNNDLLILTQPEAITDIHAAYLRAGADIVATNTFSSTSIAQADYDMSDLAYELNLQGARLARAAAERVRAEDGRERFVAGALGPTNRTASISPDVSNPGYRAVTFDDLRKAYGEQARGLLDGGADLLLVETIFDTLNAKAALYAIAEIIEERGIDVPVMISGTITDKSGRLLSGQLPEAFWHSVRHAKPITIGFNCALGAEDLRAHIADIGRVADTLVCAYPNAGLPNEFGQYDETPEFMARLIGEFAAAGLVNIVGGCCGTTPDHIAAIASAVAPHKPRAVPTIEPRLKLSGLEPFTLTDAIPFVNVGERTNVTGSARFRKLITAGDYTAALQVARDQVENGAQVIDVNMDEGLLDSEAAMVTFLNLVAAEPDIARVPVMVDSSKFHVIEAGLKCIQGKPIVNSISMKEGEEKFLHEATIAKRHGAAVVVMAFDEVGQADTFKRKTEICKRAYDLLVERLDFPPEDIIFDPNIFAIATGLEEHNNYGVDFIEATRWIRQNLPGAHISGGVSNLSFSFRGNEPVREAMHSVFLYYAIKAGMDMGIVNAGQMIVYDDIDPELRQTCEDVILNRDPAASERLLALAEKFRGKEKQTKEADLAWREWPVEKRLSHALVHGITEFIEADTEAARLTVARPLNVIEGPLMAGMNVVGDLFGDGKMFLPQVVKSARVMKQAVAYLMPFMEEEKARNLANGVTGDGRNAAGKIVLATVKGDVHDIGKNIVGIVLQCNNFEVIDLGVMVPASKIIETAKAEGADIIGLSGLITPSLDEMSFLAGELERQGMNVPLLIGGATTSRVHTAVKIDPNYKSGPVVHVNDASRAVGVASSLLSTEKKQAYAAEVRAEYAKISAAHFRAQADKKRLKLTDARANKVAIDFAAKPPKQPAFFGLRSFDAYDLAELADYIDWTPFFQTWELTGRYPAILDDPKIGEVARSLYADARKMLDTIIAEKWFTARATIGFWPANAVGDDIAVYADETRKERIATFHTLRQQLEKREGRFNAALSDFIAPKETGVADYIGGFVVTAGIGEDAVADRFKNANDDYSSILCKALADRLAEAFAERMHQRVRKEFWGYAPDEPWTSDELILEKYDGIRPAPGYPAQPDHTEKQTLFTLLDAEATSGVKLTESFAMWPGSSVSGLYFSHPESFYFGVGKIERDQVEDYSARKQMTVAEIERWLAPVLNYIPSQDGTRDVAIAPAATPANDVELASHPQGCTCAVHLAWRKKAVGAG from the coding sequence ATGACAGTTCCGGTTTCTCCCAAGCGTTCCGCTTTGCTCGCGGCTGCCCGTGAGCGCATCCTGGTGCTCGACGGCGCCATGGGCACGATGATCCAGGGCCTGCAATATGACGAAGCCGCCTTCCGCGGCGCGCGCTTTGCGGACTTCCATCGCGACATCAAGGGCAACAACGACCTCCTGATCCTGACCCAGCCCGAGGCGATCACCGACATCCACGCCGCCTATCTGCGCGCCGGCGCCGACATCGTCGCGACCAACACCTTCTCCTCGACCTCGATCGCGCAGGCCGACTACGACATGTCGGACCTCGCCTATGAGCTGAACCTGCAAGGCGCGCGGCTCGCACGCGCCGCCGCGGAACGCGTGCGCGCCGAGGACGGCAGAGAGCGCTTCGTCGCCGGCGCGCTCGGCCCGACCAACCGCACCGCCTCGATCTCGCCCGACGTCTCCAATCCCGGCTATCGCGCGGTGACCTTCGACGACCTGCGCAAGGCCTATGGCGAGCAGGCCCGCGGCCTGCTCGACGGCGGCGCCGACCTGCTGCTGGTCGAGACCATCTTCGACACGCTGAACGCCAAGGCCGCGCTGTATGCGATCGCTGAAATCATCGAGGAGCGCGGCATCGACGTGCCCGTGATGATATCAGGCACCATCACCGACAAGTCCGGCCGCCTGCTCTCCGGCCAGTTGCCGGAAGCATTCTGGCATTCGGTGCGGCACGCGAAGCCGATCACGATCGGCTTCAACTGCGCGCTGGGCGCCGAAGACCTGCGCGCGCACATCGCCGATATCGGCCGCGTCGCCGATACGCTGGTCTGCGCCTATCCGAACGCCGGCCTGCCCAACGAGTTCGGCCAGTATGACGAGACGCCGGAATTCATGGCGCGGCTGATCGGCGAGTTCGCCGCCGCCGGCCTCGTCAACATCGTCGGCGGCTGCTGCGGCACCACGCCGGACCATATCGCGGCAATCGCAAGCGCCGTCGCCCCCCACAAGCCGCGCGCCGTGCCCACAATCGAACCGCGGCTGAAGCTCTCCGGCCTCGAGCCGTTCACACTGACCGACGCCATTCCCTTCGTAAACGTCGGCGAGCGCACCAACGTCACGGGATCGGCGCGCTTCCGCAAGCTGATCACGGCGGGCGACTACACTGCGGCGCTCCAGGTCGCGCGCGACCAGGTCGAGAACGGCGCCCAGGTGATCGACGTCAACATGGACGAGGGCCTGCTGGATTCGGAAGCCGCGATGGTGACGTTCCTCAACCTCGTCGCGGCCGAGCCGGACATCGCGCGTGTCCCCGTCATGGTGGACTCCTCGAAATTCCACGTCATCGAGGCCGGCCTGAAGTGCATCCAGGGCAAGCCGATCGTGAACTCGATCTCGATGAAGGAAGGCGAAGAGAAATTCCTGCACGAGGCGACGATCGCCAAGCGCCACGGCGCCGCCGTGGTGGTGATGGCGTTCGACGAGGTCGGACAGGCCGACACGTTCAAGCGCAAGACCGAGATCTGCAAGCGCGCCTACGATCTCTTGGTCGAGCGGCTCGACTTTCCGCCGGAAGACATCATCTTCGATCCGAACATCTTCGCGATCGCGACCGGCCTCGAGGAGCACAACAATTACGGCGTCGACTTCATCGAGGCGACGCGCTGGATCCGGCAGAACCTGCCCGGCGCGCACATCTCGGGCGGCGTCTCCAATCTGTCGTTCTCGTTCCGCGGCAACGAGCCCGTGCGCGAGGCGATGCATTCGGTGTTCCTGTATTATGCCATCAAGGCCGGCATGGACATGGGCATCGTCAATGCCGGGCAGATGATCGTCTATGACGACATCGATCCGGAGCTGCGCCAAACTTGCGAGGACGTGATCCTCAACCGCGACCCGGCTGCGTCGGAGCGGCTGCTGGCGCTGGCGGAGAAGTTCCGCGGCAAGGAGAAGCAGACCAAGGAGGCCGATCTCGCCTGGCGCGAATGGCCGGTCGAGAAGCGGCTGTCCCACGCGCTGGTGCACGGGATCACCGAGTTCATCGAGGCCGATACCGAAGCCGCGCGGCTCACGGTCGCGCGTCCGCTCAACGTGATCGAGGGGCCGCTGATGGCCGGCATGAACGTGGTCGGCGACCTGTTCGGCGACGGCAAGATGTTCCTGCCCCAGGTGGTGAAGTCCGCCCGCGTGATGAAGCAGGCTGTCGCCTATCTGATGCCGTTCATGGAGGAGGAGAAGGCGCGCAACCTCGCCAACGGCGTGACCGGCGACGGCCGCAACGCCGCCGGCAAGATCGTGCTCGCTACCGTGAAGGGCGACGTCCACGATATCGGCAAGAACATCGTCGGCATCGTGCTCCAGTGCAACAATTTCGAGGTGATCGACCTCGGCGTGATGGTGCCCGCGAGCAAGATCATCGAGACCGCGAAGGCCGAGGGCGCCGACATCATCGGCCTGTCCGGCCTGATCACACCTTCGCTCGACGAGATGAGCTTCCTCGCCGGCGAGTTGGAGCGGCAGGGCATGAACGTGCCGCTCCTGATCGGTGGCGCTACCACCAGCCGCGTGCATACGGCGGTGAAGATCGACCCGAACTACAAGAGCGGGCCGGTGGTGCACGTCAACGACGCCAGCCGCGCGGTCGGCGTCGCCTCCTCGCTGCTGTCGACGGAGAAGAAGCAGGCCTACGCCGCCGAGGTGCGCGCCGAATACGCAAAAATCTCTGCGGCGCATTTCCGCGCCCAGGCCGACAAGAAGCGGCTGAAGCTCACCGATGCCCGCGCCAACAAGGTCGCGATCGACTTTGCCGCGAAGCCTCCGAAGCAGCCGGCCTTCTTCGGGCTGAGGAGTTTTGACGCCTACGATCTCGCCGAGCTCGCGGACTACATCGACTGGACGCCGTTCTTCCAGACCTGGGAATTGACCGGCCGATACCCTGCGATCCTCGACGATCCCAAGATCGGCGAAGTCGCGCGCTCGCTTTATGCCGACGCGCGCAAGATGCTTGACACCATCATCGCGGAGAAGTGGTTCACGGCGCGGGCCACCATCGGGTTCTGGCCGGCGAATGCTGTTGGCGACGACATCGCGGTTTATGCCGACGAGACGCGGAAAGAGAGGATCGCGACCTTCCACACGCTGCGCCAGCAGCTCGAGAAGCGCGAAGGCCGCTTCAACGCCGCGCTGTCGGATTTCATCGCGCCGAAGGAGACGGGCGTGGCCGACTATATCGGCGGCTTCGTCGTCACCGCCGGGATCGGCGAGGATGCGGTCGCTGACCGCTTCAAGAACGCCAATGACGACTACTCCTCGATCCTGTGCAAGGCGCTGGCGGATCGCCTCGCCGAAGCCTTCGCCGAGCGCATGCACCAGCGCGTGCGCAAGGAGTTTTGGGGCTACGCGCCGGACGAGCCGTGGACGTCGGACGAGCTGATCCTCGAGAAATACGACGGCATCCGCCCCGCGCCCGGCTATCCAGCGCAGCCCGACCACACCGAGAAGCAGACGCTGTTTACGCTGCTCGATGCTGAGGCGACCTCCGGCGTCAAGCTGACCGAGAGCTTTGCGATGTGGCCGGGCTCCTCGGTCTCCGGGCTGTACTTCTCGCATCCGGAGAGCTTCTATTTCGGCGTCGGCAAGATCGAGCGCGACCAGGTCGAGGACTATTCCGCGCGCAAGCAAATGACGGTCGCCGAGATCGAGCGCTGGCTGGCACCGGTGCTGAACTACATCCCGTCGCAGGACGGCACCAGGGATGTGGCGATCGCCCCGGCCGCGACGCCGGCCAACGACGTGGAATTGGCCTCGCATCCGCAGGGCTGCACCTGCGCCGTGCATCTGGCGTGGCGCAAGAAGGCCGTGGGGGCGGGTTGA
- a CDS encoding LLM class flavin-dependent oxidoreductase gives MIPLSVLDLSVVTSGTKPAAALRNSIDLARHVDGLGYVRYWLAEHHNLASVASPAPDIMIGQIAAVTQHIRVGSGGVMLPNHAPLVVAERFKMLEALFPGRIDLGLGRAPGTDGATAYALRSRLDKREGDDFLERLHELTLWETRDFPAGHPYHKVVAMPDDSPLPPIWLLGSSDYSAELAAQVGMGFAFAHHFATHDAVAAMTNYRAHFHASGWRAAPQAILAVAAVAAETDAEAEQLAMSMDLNRLRRDRGQYLPLPSVEEAMAYPYTDAERASIARNRARFFVGSPATVMAKLEPLIAATEADELMVITAVYDHEARKKSYSLLAETFGLVKRGAA, from the coding sequence ATGATCCCGCTCTCCGTCCTCGATCTCTCGGTCGTCACATCAGGCACAAAACCTGCGGCCGCGCTGCGCAACAGCATCGATCTGGCGCGTCATGTCGATGGGCTCGGCTATGTCCGGTACTGGCTCGCCGAGCACCACAACCTCGCCTCCGTCGCGAGCCCGGCGCCCGATATAATGATCGGGCAGATCGCGGCGGTGACGCAGCACATCCGTGTCGGCTCCGGCGGCGTGATGCTGCCTAACCATGCGCCGCTGGTCGTCGCCGAACGCTTCAAGATGCTGGAGGCGCTGTTTCCCGGCCGCATCGATCTCGGCCTCGGCCGCGCGCCCGGCACCGATGGCGCCACGGCCTACGCGCTGCGCAGCCGGCTCGACAAGCGCGAGGGCGACGATTTCCTGGAGCGGCTGCACGAATTGACCTTGTGGGAGACGCGGGATTTCCCGGCCGGCCATCCGTACCACAAGGTGGTGGCGATGCCGGACGATTCGCCGCTGCCGCCGATCTGGCTGCTCGGCTCCAGCGATTACTCGGCCGAGCTCGCTGCCCAGGTCGGGATGGGCTTTGCGTTCGCACATCATTTCGCAACCCATGATGCGGTCGCGGCGATGACGAATTATCGCGCGCATTTCCATGCCTCGGGCTGGCGCGCCGCGCCGCAGGCGATCCTCGCGGTCGCGGCCGTCGCGGCCGAGACCGATGCGGAAGCCGAACAGCTCGCGATGTCGATGGATCTCAACCGCCTGCGCCGCGATCGCGGCCAGTACCTGCCGCTGCCCAGCGTCGAGGAGGCGATGGCCTATCCCTATACCGACGCCGAGCGCGCCTCGATCGCACGCAACCGCGCCCGCTTCTTCGTCGGCAGCCCGGCGACGGTGATGGCGAAACTCGAGCCGCTGATCGCAGCGACCGAGGCGGATGAGCTGATGGTGATCACGGCCGTGTACGATCACGAGGCGAGGAAGAAGTCCTACAGCCTGCTGGCGGAGACGTTCGGGCTTGTGAAGAGGGGCGCCGCATAA
- a CDS encoding prephenate dehydratase, producing MTKKLKIAFQGEPGANSHIAIVEAYPDAEPMPCPTFEDALAAISSGEADLGMIPIENSVAGRVADIHHLLPASGLFIVGEWFLPIRHQLMAIKGARLADIKSVESHVQALGQCRRSMRKLGIKPIVAVDTAGSARDISERGDKHVAAIASRLAAEIYGLDILAENVEDEDHNTTRFVVLAREAKWAAQGSGPLVTSFVFRVRNLPAALYKALGGFATNGVNMTKLESYMVDGNFFATQFYADVDGHPDDRGLAFALEELKFFSREFRIVGVYPGHPFRATFSETRD from the coding sequence ATGACCAAGAAGCTGAAAATCGCGTTCCAGGGCGAGCCTGGCGCCAATTCCCATATCGCGATCGTCGAGGCCTATCCCGACGCCGAGCCGATGCCCTGCCCGACCTTCGAGGACGCGCTGGCCGCGATCTCCTCCGGCGAGGCCGATCTCGGCATGATCCCGATCGAGAATTCGGTGGCCGGCCGCGTCGCCGACATCCACCATCTGCTGCCGGCGTCGGGCCTGTTCATCGTCGGCGAGTGGTTCCTGCCGATCCGTCATCAGCTGATGGCGATCAAGGGCGCCAGGCTTGCCGACATCAAGAGCGTCGAAAGCCATGTCCAGGCGCTCGGCCAGTGCCGGCGCAGCATGCGCAAGCTCGGCATCAAGCCGATCGTCGCGGTCGACACCGCCGGCAGCGCGCGCGACATCTCCGAGCGCGGCGACAAGCACGTCGCGGCAATCGCCTCGCGGCTTGCCGCCGAGATCTACGGCCTCGATATCCTGGCCGAGAACGTCGAGGATGAGGATCACAACACCACCCGCTTCGTGGTGCTGGCGCGCGAGGCGAAATGGGCCGCGCAAGGCTCGGGCCCGCTGGTCACGAGCTTCGTGTTCCGGGTACGCAATTTGCCCGCCGCGCTGTACAAGGCACTGGGCGGCTTTGCCACCAACGGCGTCAACATGACCAAGCTCGAGAGCTACATGGTCGACGGCAATTTCTTCGCCACGCAATTCTATGCCGATGTCGACGGCCATCCCGACGACCGCGGGCTCGCCTTTGCGCTGGAGGAGCTGAAGTTCTTCTCGCGCGAATTCCGCATCGTCGGCGTCTATCCCGGCCATCCGTTCCGCGCCACGTTCAGCGAGACGCGGGACTAG
- the metF gene encoding methylenetetrahydrofolate reductase [NAD(P)H]: MTETFSPLPNGQRAPKISFEFFPPKTEEMERNLWDTINRLAPLTPNFVSVTYGAGGSTRERTHSTISRILRETDLLPAAHLTCVGSSRGEIDEIVDRYHEVGVRHIVALRGDPPAGIGTPYFTHPDGYQSSAELVAGIKRRHADIEVSVSAYPEKHPEAADFDADIDTLQAKVDAGADRAITQVFFDNELYYRYVDRVQARGIAIPIVPGIMPMHNFKQARNFVTRAGTSVPDWLAEKFDGLDNDAETRKLVAATVAAGQVQKLFKRGVDTFHFYTMNRADLVFAISHLLGIRPNGAQKAA, encoded by the coding sequence ATGACCGAGACCTTTTCTCCCCTGCCGAACGGGCAGCGCGCGCCAAAGATCTCCTTCGAGTTCTTCCCGCCGAAGACCGAGGAGATGGAGCGCAATCTCTGGGACACCATCAACCGCCTGGCGCCGCTGACCCCGAACTTCGTCTCGGTGACCTATGGCGCCGGCGGCTCGACCCGTGAGCGCACCCATTCGACGATCAGCCGCATCCTGCGCGAGACCGACCTGCTGCCGGCCGCGCATCTGACTTGCGTCGGCTCCTCGCGCGGAGAGATCGACGAGATCGTCGACCGCTACCACGAGGTCGGTGTCCGCCACATCGTGGCGCTGCGCGGCGATCCGCCGGCCGGCATCGGCACGCCCTATTTCACCCATCCGGACGGCTACCAGAGCTCGGCCGAACTCGTCGCCGGGATCAAGAGGCGCCACGCCGACATCGAGGTGTCGGTGTCCGCCTATCCCGAGAAGCATCCGGAAGCCGCCGACTTCGATGCCGACATCGACACCCTGCAAGCCAAGGTCGACGCCGGCGCCGATCGCGCGATTACGCAGGTATTCTTCGACAACGAGCTCTACTACCGCTACGTCGACCGCGTGCAGGCGCGCGGCATCGCGATTCCGATCGTGCCGGGCATCATGCCGATGCACAATTTCAAGCAAGCGCGCAATTTCGTCACCCGCGCCGGCACCAGCGTGCCGGACTGGCTGGCGGAGAAATTCGACGGCCTCGACAACGACGCCGAGACCCGCAAGCTGGTCGCGGCCACCGTCGCCGCCGGCCAGGTGCAAAAACTGTTCAAGCGCGGCGTCGACACTTTCCACTTCTACACCATGAACCGCGCGGACCTGGTGTTCGCGATCAGCCATCTGCTCGGCATCCGGCCGAATGGCGCCCAGAAGGCTGCTTAG
- a CDS encoding extracellular solute-binding protein: MAPALGLNSGLSAIMPAFADDAPNGLKWRNGVSTYGEVKYPADFKRYDYVNPDAPKGGVARLFQLGTYDSFNLVVAGLKGTVAAGVARIYDSLMEASLDEPDTYYGELAEAAAFPDDFSYAIYRLRPSSRWHDGKPVTPEDVIFSFEVLKANSPMFSTYYRHIAKAEKIGDRDVKFTYDGPGNRELPLITGQLIVLPKHWWEGTDAQGNKRDVTASTLEPPLGSGPYKIKEFVAGRSLVLERVKDYWGKDIPIAVGQNNFDEIRYEYFRDDTVGREALKADQFDWYGERSAKEWSSSYDVPAVREKRLLKELFPVRNLGRMQGWVFNLRRPKFADARLRRAFNYAFDFEEMNRTLSNGDYHRDSSYFDGIPDLMATGLPEGKELEILETVRDKVPPEVFTTPYKDPVGGTPENVRANLREATRLLKEAGFEVRDRKLVDASGQPFTVELLGTSSDPGMERISLFYKPSLERLGIALNLRAVDTVQYQNRIRDFDFDMTTTVWPQSISPGNEERDNFGSQAADRPGSSNLPGIKNPAVDAIIERVIFAKSRTEQVAAAKALDRVLLWNFYCVPHFNYDQQRYVYWDRFSHPDPLPKYGVSGFPNLWWYDADKAAKLKRS, from the coding sequence ATGGCTCCGGCGCTTGGACTGAACTCCGGCCTGTCCGCGATCATGCCGGCCTTTGCGGACGATGCCCCGAACGGGCTGAAATGGCGGAATGGGGTTTCCACCTACGGCGAAGTTAAATATCCCGCCGACTTCAAGCGCTACGATTACGTCAATCCGGACGCGCCGAAGGGTGGCGTGGCACGGCTGTTCCAACTCGGCACCTATGACAGCTTCAACCTGGTCGTCGCGGGGTTGAAGGGGACGGTCGCCGCGGGCGTGGCCCGCATCTATGATTCCTTGATGGAGGCGTCGCTCGACGAGCCCGATACGTATTATGGCGAGCTCGCCGAGGCCGCGGCGTTTCCCGACGATTTCTCCTATGCGATCTACCGCCTGCGTCCGAGTTCACGCTGGCACGACGGCAAGCCGGTCACGCCGGAAGACGTGATTTTTTCGTTCGAGGTGCTGAAGGCGAACAGCCCGATGTTCAGCACCTACTACCGCCATATCGCGAAGGCCGAGAAGATCGGCGACCGCGACGTCAAGTTCACCTACGACGGTCCCGGCAATCGCGAACTGCCACTGATCACGGGCCAGCTCATCGTCCTGCCGAAGCATTGGTGGGAGGGGACCGACGCGCAGGGCAACAAGCGCGACGTCACCGCAAGCACATTGGAGCCGCCGCTTGGATCGGGCCCCTACAAGATCAAGGAGTTCGTTGCAGGGCGATCGCTCGTGCTCGAGCGGGTCAAGGACTATTGGGGCAAGGACATCCCGATCGCAGTTGGGCAGAACAATTTCGACGAGATCCGCTACGAATATTTCCGCGACGATACCGTGGGACGCGAGGCTCTGAAGGCTGACCAGTTCGATTGGTATGGTGAGCGCAGCGCCAAGGAGTGGTCGTCCTCCTACGACGTGCCGGCCGTGCGCGAGAAGCGCCTGCTCAAGGAGCTGTTCCCCGTCCGCAATCTCGGCCGGATGCAGGGTTGGGTGTTCAACCTCAGGCGTCCGAAGTTTGCCGATGCCAGGCTGCGCCGCGCCTTCAACTACGCGTTCGATTTCGAGGAGATGAATCGCACATTGTCGAACGGCGACTACCATCGCGACTCCAGTTATTTCGATGGTATCCCCGACCTGATGGCGACCGGCCTGCCTGAAGGCAAGGAGCTCGAGATTCTCGAGACGGTGCGCGACAAGGTGCCGCCCGAGGTATTCACCACGCCTTACAAGGATCCAGTCGGCGGCACGCCGGAAAACGTGCGCGCCAATCTGCGCGAAGCGACACGCTTGCTGAAAGAGGCCGGGTTTGAGGTCCGCGATCGCAAGCTCGTCGATGCTTCCGGCCAACCCTTCACCGTCGAGCTGCTTGGCACCAGCTCCGATCCCGGCATGGAGCGGATTTCACTGTTCTACAAGCCGAGCCTCGAACGGCTCGGCATCGCGCTCAATCTGCGCGCCGTCGACACCGTGCAGTATCAGAACCGGATCCGAGATTTCGATTTCGACATGACGACCACCGTATGGCCGCAGTCGATCTCTCCGGGCAATGAAGAGCGCGATAATTTCGGGTCGCAGGCTGCCGACCGGCCGGGCTCTAGCAATCTCCCCGGCATCAAGAATCCGGCCGTCGATGCCATCATCGAGCGCGTCATTTTCGCCAAGAGTCGCACCGAACAAGTCGCCGCCGCCAAGGCGCTGGACCGGGTCCTGCTCTGGAACTTCTATTGCGTTCCGCACTTCAATTACGACCAGCAGCGCTATGTGTATTGGGATCGCTTCAGCCATCCTGACCCGCTGCCGAAATACGGCGTCTCCGGCTTCCCAAATCTCTGGTGGTACGACGCCGACAAGGCAGCCAAGCTCAAGCGTTCATAA
- the maiA gene encoding maleylacetoacetate isomerase, which produces MQFFSFWRSLASFRVRIALNLKQVPAEVIHVDIDADAHRADAYRKINPQMALPALVTDDGTVLFQSLAIIDYLDETYPQPPLLPPDALGRARVRGLALIVACEGHPLLTPRVRRYLNRELDLRDGQQSAWFRHWTIEALAALEGHLAGHKATGQFCHGDTPGLADICLVGHVTAAINQQISLSPWPTVKRIHDTAMALPEFAKAHPRVQPDTPEAMRVK; this is translated from the coding sequence ATGCAGTTCTTCTCCTTCTGGCGATCGCTGGCGAGCTTTCGGGTGCGGATCGCACTCAATCTCAAGCAGGTGCCGGCCGAGGTGATCCATGTCGACATCGATGCCGACGCGCATCGCGCCGATGCCTATCGCAAGATCAATCCGCAGATGGCGCTGCCGGCGCTGGTGACCGACGACGGCACCGTGCTGTTCCAGTCGCTCGCGATCATCGACTACCTCGACGAGACCTATCCGCAGCCGCCGCTGCTGCCCCCCGATGCGCTCGGCCGCGCCCGGGTCCGCGGGCTGGCGCTGATCGTCGCCTGCGAAGGCCATCCGCTGTTGACGCCGCGGGTGCGGCGCTATCTCAACCGCGAGCTCGATCTGCGCGACGGCCAGCAGAGCGCCTGGTTCCGGCACTGGACGATCGAGGCACTGGCCGCGCTCGAAGGCCACCTCGCCGGCCACAAGGCAACCGGGCAATTCTGCCACGGCGATACGCCGGGCCTTGCCGACATCTGCCTGGTCGGCCATGTCACGGCGGCGATCAACCAGCAGATCAGCCTGTCGCCCTGGCCGACGGTGAAGCGCATCCACGACACCGCGATGGCGCTGCCGGAGTTTGCGAAGGCCCATCCCCGTGTGCAACCCGACACGCCGGAGGCGATGCGGGTGAAGTAG